From a single Rosa rugosa chromosome 7, drRosRugo1.1, whole genome shotgun sequence genomic region:
- the LOC133721457 gene encoding cell number regulator 8, whose amino-acid sequence MAGNRESNVQEESSPLLSQQFQEPEKPSKAAPAAQTDEKPPVQMGQVNGGGNGCGWTADGLPLTHGSVVAGEPMGRSQWDSDLLACLGRNDEFCSSDLEVCLLGSVAPCVLYGTNAERLSSSTGSSFASHCLTYSGLYLIGNAFFGWNCLAPWFAARNRTAMRHKFNLQGGCEAFQSSCGCCGSMGDEDQEQCEAFCDVGTHLFCHSCALCQEGREVRRRLPHPGFNAQPVLVMIPPGEQGMGREA is encoded by the exons ATGGCGGGCAACAGGGAGAGCAATGTCCAGGAGGAATCGAGCCCTCTTCTGAGCCAGCAATTCCAGGAGCCTGAGAAGCCGTCCAAGGCCGCGCCGGCGGCTCAGACCGACGAGAAGCCTCCCGTTCAGATGGGGCAGGTCAACGGCGGCGGTAATGGATGCGGGTGGACCGCCGATGGGCTGCCGTTGACTCACGGCAGCGTGGTGGCCGGTGAGCCCATGGGCCGGAGCCAGTGGGACTCGGACCTTCTTGCCTGTCTTGGCCGCAACGATGAGTTCTGTAGCAGCGATCTTGAAGTTT GCCTTCTTGGAAGTGTGGCTCCTTGTGTGCTGTATGGAACCAATGCCGAGAGACTTTCTTCTTCTACGGGGAGCTCGTTTGCATCTCACTGTTTGACTTACTCTGGTCTATATTTAATTGGAAATGCCTTCTTTGGTTGGAACTGCCTGGCACCATGGTTTGCAGCTCGTAACCGTACTGCTATGCGCCACAAGTTCAACCTCCAG GGTGGCTGTGAAGCATTTCAAAGCTCTTGTGGGTGCTGCGGATCAATGGGAGATGAGGATCAGGAACAGTGTGAGGCCTTCTGTGATGTTGGGACTCATTTGTTCTGCCATTCATGTGCCCTTTGCCAGGAAGGTCGTGAGGTCCGTCGCAGGTTGCCTCATCCCGGTTTTAATGCTCAACCCGTTCTGGTTATGATTCCTCCTGGAGAGCAAGGCATGGGCCGTGAAGCTTGA
- the LOC133721163 gene encoding uncharacterized protein LOC133721163 isoform X3, with protein sequence MEIGAGHKSKMPCPNSDHMESEKSEVTSFTESFSKYHIPKLKDAWPQVESALQEHGISYTLNLGELYMTVSTTPRTKDPDIIHRAREIIVLLSKTTVPTYVVIKILNGDMHHDHIKTGYQEDGLATIHGIKKERFDKRRTRFFENVKDLACLMSCHLYVNVRETL encoded by the exons ATGGAGATCGGCGCCGGTCACAAATCGAAGATGCCGTGCCCAAACTCCGACCACATGGAGTCGGAAAAGTCTGAAGTGACCTCCTTCACCGAGTCATTCTCCAAATACCACA TACCAAAGTTGAAAGATGCTTGGCCGCAGGTGGAATCGGCTTTACAAGAGCATGGAATTTCTTACACACTCAATCTG GGTGAGCTTTACATGACTGTCTCAACCACCCCAAGGACCAAAGATCCAGACATCATTCACAGGGCTAGGGAGATTATTGTGCTTCTGTCCAAAACTACTGTTCCGACATATGTG GTAATTAAGATATTGAATGGCGATATGCATCATGACCACATCAAAACTGGGTATCAAGAAGATGGGCTTGCCACAATACATGGGATCAAGAAG gaGCGATTTGATAAACGGAGGACCAGATTCTTTGAAAACGTAAAG GACCTTGCATGCCTGATGAGTTGTCATCTGTATGTTAACGTAAG GGAAACACTGTGA
- the LOC133721163 gene encoding uncharacterized protein LOC133721163 isoform X1, producing the protein MEIGAGHKSKMPCPNSDHMESEKSEVTSFTESFSKYHIPKLKDAWPQVESALQEHGISYTLNLGELYMTVSTTPRTKDPDIIHRAREIIVLLSKTTVPTYVVIKILNGDMHHDHIKTGYQEDGLATIHGIKKERFDKRRTRFFENVKDLACLMSCHLYVNVRFLTCANEQGNTVTAAGTSLEHVKVVRMVVGRCYVENVNPATIVSRLKMRKDMLNVERRLQALLM; encoded by the exons ATGGAGATCGGCGCCGGTCACAAATCGAAGATGCCGTGCCCAAACTCCGACCACATGGAGTCGGAAAAGTCTGAAGTGACCTCCTTCACCGAGTCATTCTCCAAATACCACA TACCAAAGTTGAAAGATGCTTGGCCGCAGGTGGAATCGGCTTTACAAGAGCATGGAATTTCTTACACACTCAATCTG GGTGAGCTTTACATGACTGTCTCAACCACCCCAAGGACCAAAGATCCAGACATCATTCACAGGGCTAGGGAGATTATTGTGCTTCTGTCCAAAACTACTGTTCCGACATATGTG GTAATTAAGATATTGAATGGCGATATGCATCATGACCACATCAAAACTGGGTATCAAGAAGATGGGCTTGCCACAATACATGGGATCAAGAAG gaGCGATTTGATAAACGGAGGACCAGATTCTTTGAAAACGTAAAG GACCTTGCATGCCTGATGAGTTGTCATCTGTATGTTAACGTAAG ATTTTTAACATGTGCCAATGAACAGGGAAACACTGTGACTGCTGCGGGAACTTCACTTGAGCATGTAAAGGTGGTCAGAATGGTCGTTGGAAGGTGTTATGTTGAAAATGTGAATCCTGCAACTATTGTCAGTCGCTTAAAAATGAGGAAAGATATGCTTAATGTGGAGAGAAGGCTTCAAGCTTTGTTGATGTGA
- the LOC133721163 gene encoding uncharacterized protein LOC133721163 isoform X2 — MEIGAGHKSKMPCPNSDHMESEKSEVTSFTESFSKYHIPKLKDAWPQVESALQEHGISYTLNLGELYMTVSTTPRTKDPDIIHRAREIIVLLSKTTVPTYVVIKILNGDMHHDHIKTGYQEDGLATIHGIKKERFDKRRTRFFENVKDLACLMSCHLYVNGNTVTAAGTSLEHVKVVRMVVGRCYVENVNPATIVSRLKMRKDMLNVERRLQALLM; from the exons ATGGAGATCGGCGCCGGTCACAAATCGAAGATGCCGTGCCCAAACTCCGACCACATGGAGTCGGAAAAGTCTGAAGTGACCTCCTTCACCGAGTCATTCTCCAAATACCACA TACCAAAGTTGAAAGATGCTTGGCCGCAGGTGGAATCGGCTTTACAAGAGCATGGAATTTCTTACACACTCAATCTG GGTGAGCTTTACATGACTGTCTCAACCACCCCAAGGACCAAAGATCCAGACATCATTCACAGGGCTAGGGAGATTATTGTGCTTCTGTCCAAAACTACTGTTCCGACATATGTG GTAATTAAGATATTGAATGGCGATATGCATCATGACCACATCAAAACTGGGTATCAAGAAGATGGGCTTGCCACAATACATGGGATCAAGAAG gaGCGATTTGATAAACGGAGGACCAGATTCTTTGAAAACGTAAAG GACCTTGCATGCCTGATGAGTTGTCATCTGTATGTTAAC GGAAACACTGTGACTGCTGCGGGAACTTCACTTGAGCATGTAAAGGTGGTCAGAATGGTCGTTGGAAGGTGTTATGTTGAAAATGTGAATCCTGCAACTATTGTCAGTCGCTTAAAAATGAGGAAAGATATGCTTAATGTGGAGAGAAGGCTTCAAGCTTTGTTGATGTGA